The genomic region CCATGTcgttctttttctctttgatgcattagaaagagaaaaaaagaatttgggactagtaaaaaaattgtttggCAATAGCAACAGTTGGTGATTTGAACTGTTTGTCTATTCTTTCACCACTTTGTGTGTGAAAAAGTTGAGGGAAAAAGCCAACCTTTGCTTGGTTCTATATGGCCCCATTCCTTGAAAATAAGGCTTTTGGTCAAGGTTGAGGTTATCCCAAAATATCACATTCAAAAATCCCAAACCAACCTGCCATTTGTGTTAGgttcaaacactttgtatTACCTAATatcaaatgatattttttctCCCATGAAATCTCGCCATCACTCAAGGATCATCAATACAGGATTCTTCTGATAAAGAGAGAAATAATGTTACAACAAGTAAAGTAAGATGATATGTTACTAGAGCCGTTCTTAAAGTGTTAAGTgctatttttctattgttttaaAAGATTCAGGAAAGTGGTTTTCAGGGAAATAgttgggggggggggaggggggtttgatatttttgatgttaacaagaaaaatttacTTTGAATGACTGTATGTTTGAGAGGCATACAGATTCCAGGAGCAGGGGGGGGTACTTTCATTTTCACAGAGTGGTCAAAACCCTCCAATAATGTACCCACATACACAGAGATCATATTGGAATCCCACCAATGTTCCCCCGATCATATCATCAATGAGATACCTTTTTGCAATTTACTACCGTAGACCTTTTTAGCAACACCTTCCAAAAAGCAATGCTGCCCCCACACTCCctttgtaaataaaaattaaaaaaaaaaaaccattgcTATTTAAGATCACCTTTGCATTACATTTTTCTTACCCAAAATCCCAAATTCCATTCATGGGTTtggggttttctttttcttctttatcaaCTCcactttttatatatatttttataattttaacttattatttcttttcaattaaCACTGTaaacatcttttttttttctcgatTAACattacataaataaattttattcttacaaTGGGTTATAAATGAggttgttttggttttttttctttttctctaggAAGCTAATAGTTATGGGATTTCTCTCCGACCCAAGGATAAATCCAGGAGAAAACAATTAATGCCATAAATATTTTTCGCTTGTTTAAGGATCAGCAAAGGCTATCCCTATACTACTCTCTTTCAGCTCATTGAATTTGcatttttattgattaaaaaagGTGAAGCTGTAGAAAGTTACTGAAAGTGACACAGTGCAGCAAGTAATACCAGCAGCagtactttttctttgaaccAAGTATCTGCAGCCCCAAACTTACATCCCCTCCCTCTTTCCATCAATTTCCCTAAAAAGTTTTCCTTATAATCAACTGAAACTTCTGCAAAAACTTAAACCTTTCGGCCCTTCTTGATTTATTGAAATCATCATACAGTCTTTTGCACCAAAGAACATCTCTTTCCCTTTCTccattatctttttctttttttttaataaattcttcgacccaaaacaaaaatatagaCATACGAAATACTCCATTCgtcttattttattgaatttttttaaaaattttaaagatttatttcatattaaaaaatattaacatttatattataaaaaaaatcaaaattttaatataaaatataagaaagtTAAATTTGTCTTTAATCTTCATTTATGTGAAAGTTGaagaaatataaatatttaagaaCCGAGGAAATATATAAACGtaaacattaattaatttaattgaaattttgagtTATGTTGTTTTATTGTAAATATAGATCCTACCATAAAGGACAACAACTTTCACCCTTGAAAGCTTGCACCAAGGGTGATGCTATCACTTGATCCTAAAAcaagatattttaatattcaaaggATTTGGCTacaaaagaaagacaaaagcaCAGACAAGCCTTACATAAGACTTTTTCCCACTCCCATAATACTATTAATCTTTGGtttcaatattaattaaaaaaatataaaaggttGGACCCACGCAATTTTAATACTATAATTAAaacaagtttaattaaaacCTGCCAAGTGCCACCCACataatcttatatattatTCAATTGGTTATACTAATCATCATCTCATCAACCTACTAATTAGTGAATtagtataataataataataataataataatatgtctccgtaaatatcatatttggtgttatttttataattttatttcatatatttaataaattttttatattatcaccatttttattgttaaattatttattttttatgttacaaTATAAGATTTATGATTTAAAGTTGGGAATTttagatttaaaaattaagatttaaacAAGAACACTAAATCGACTTATGACGTTAGGGAAGGTTGAAGATTTTTATTCTGTAAAACGTGTGGGTCCGTATAATTGTTTTGAAAGGTGCAGGTGGCGACATCCAATTGGTGGACATTGACAGCCCCGAGAATTGCACGTTGGGTTGCAAAGGGGCTTGCGGATGCTCCACGAAACCTAGGTAGCGTCGCACTGGATTCTGTTGTGTTTCTGTGAGTTTGGAGTTCGACACGTGTTCGTTTTGGTAACCATTCGATCAGCTGTTCGGATATTTTGATGGAGTTTAAGTAAGTTTTGCCCCCTCCAAACTCGCCTTTAAATCGCGTGGATACACTCTCTtcaatcataaaataaaaaaaaatattcttttttagGTTCTCAgcatatttttaataagacATTAAATTTGtgcatttaaattttattaatatattttaaaatctaaaatttattttattaatcttaaATATCACATGAAAATACGAGCAAACATATCTAAATTAAGGACATGAagtatattataaaaataatgatttcaatATTGAATGTGATTCTTAATGCATTAagattcttaatttttatgacAATGATAAAATAAGTGAacaatttatttgatcaatattcaaattttataaattttaattcgaTTAATTAAGCATAAGAATTTTGATGGAGTGTAATGAAAATACTGTGATTAAAAGATTTAGATAATTTTAAACATGATACAACAAGATATaagtttaaatataattttatcgcattttatatattaattattgattaataaaacttttattaagaaaaagaaaggaaattagTTGTAGGTCACGTCGGGTGAGCGTGAAGCAAACAACACGTGACGGGGAGTCTTAACTTTCAACATGAATAGTCTTAGGAGCCCGGAGGAAACCAAGATTTGGGTCGTTGGAAAGCAAACaaaacaaactaaaaaaagagagagagaaaaggttTGGAAGCCGACGTGGAAAATAAGAAGCATGCGTGGAGAGAAAACAGAGACAATTTGACAGATGAAAAGGGACGTTTAACTGCCAATCCCAATGTATCGGACAGTGTCCAGATCATCCCCCACGGCACTGTGCACCCTTGCCAGGATGATCCGCAGCCACGCAcctttttttctcattaattAATCAACACATGTCTGCCGtccaatttttcatcatcatcgtCCACCTGTTTACTTTATTCCTCCCTTTGCTCCTTGATTTTCACCTTAATAATTAAAGGCGAACAATTTGatattaagtttaaataataataataataataatgtttttatatatcaaaatatatatttaaaaaatacattcTATGGATTCAAGTCTAAATTTTAAACACACAAAAGtaatcaaaatttgaaatgatggataaatcatttttcttaaccaattattataaaataaaaagaaaacaaaatcaaattaactgAATTTAATCACCTATAAGAATCTAACTTCGTGGAATCTGTTTCGAGAATCAACAAAGTTGCTATAAGATGCCTTATTGCTTGAATCATTGGAGCATATCTAAGTGTCGtgttttaaactaaaaattaataaaaagagttTTGTCTTGTGTCTTTttgatcaaaaaaatttaaaagtttatgtCTCATAAAGTGAAGTTGTCCTCTACATAAACAATTATCTAGAGACATTTTTGGAATGtatataatctttttttttttggtcttgAAAGGAATCTTGAACTTTGATGTGTTTAAAGGTCCAAgttgttaattttaaaaaaaattctttaatctatgattaattaactatatatgaaaatatttgatcTCTGAAATGATTGTTTACTAGCACAACTCTAGAGAACTCGTGccgtttttataaaaattaattttcacaCAACAATTGTAacgaagaaaaatatttttttaatgtattaaTTCGTATTCGAACATATTTTTTGGCTCCACCTACCCATTAGCATTtcaaaatactaaaaatttttatctataaTTTCCcacctaaaaaaaaattatcaacaaaaaaaaaaaggtgtacACATGTTGGGATAATGTTAAATGGCCTTATCCCttttatatttacattatTTTTCAGCCCATCATTTCCtccaattttttaaatatataaataaataaataaagcatGTAAAACTGACAAATACAAGCAGTAATTGTTGTATAAACTATGAAATAGTTCAATCGTGCGTTGTGTAAACGTCAGTAACTATCATAACTATTTCCCTGATGTTCATGTGATAAACATGCcttgaatttaatttattttaattttttatgtgcaaatagacaaatattaaaaatatataaaaattatctagatttttatagataaattattaatttgttatataAATTCATAAGGGTGTTTTGATGTTTTCAATATGTtagcaaaatttttaattttctcactaTGTCAATTAGTTgtgaaaacaaataataattaaataagttgatcgcatttaaattaattaatagtgTGATATTCAAATAGCATTTCAATTAATGTATAATTAGGAAGAAACTTCTGCTTCAAATAGAAAAGTCATATACGATACTTCATctgtttataatattttttgatttttacaaaaattaagataaaaattttaaatttaatatattttatattaaaaatgaattatttaatacttttaaaatgaaaactaaatttataatataaaaaaacagTATCAGGTAAAATTGTTACagtaaatttataaacatATGTAAAATGTAGGTATTTAAAAGCGGAAGTACATGTATGAAAGTGGGTACTAAAGGACCACAACGCAACATAAATTGGGGGAGCGAGGCTGAGAGAGACAGACAATCAGACATTTCCTAAGAAATTACGTAAGCCGCTCCTTCCTTTTTACCTTTCTATGCCTCTGCCGTCTGCCTGACGACAGGTCATCACCACCTACAAAAATGAACagcaaaaataaatcaaaatttttcttctattattattattttaaggcAGAGAAAACAAGTAGGTAGGGGACCATCCTTTCCTTATAGCTGGACAGTTTGCCATAAAAACCAAACAGTACCTTCCCCTTCGTGGGCCCCACTTTCCCTTTGTGGACCCCTTCTCCTCtcctcttttattttattttttatttgaggGTTTTGGGCCCCGCAGCTTCGTTGAGGGGACCAGTAACAGTTTGCATTGATTAAGCCGGCGGCTGTCAGAGAAGTCAAAATTCTCGGTGGTCCCCGCTTCCCCCTATCCCTCATCAATCCACGTGTACGGCTATGATACGCTTTCTCTTGAGCGCGTGCTTAGAACTGGGGACCACCCGGTGGTCCAAAGACCCCTCCTCTCGACGCGTGTCCCCGAGTCGTTGTCCCCGCAAGTGGCGGAGAGAGAAGCGACGTAATTTATGGTCCCCGCCCCCGGCGCCCCCCCCTCCTCTCTTCTTTCGTTTTCGCGCGATGTCTCTCTTTCTCcacctcctcctcctcctcctcctcgtCCACTACCTCATCATCTTCGGAGAAACTGGTGGTCGCTCATCGGGTACAGCCAGGAGCGGTCATGTGAAACCGTACGGAACTGAAAAACTTCTACTGCAAGACATTCCCCCCCCGGTTGCCTTTTCGTTAATGGTcggattttttattttttaaccaaCTGCTAATCTCGTCAGTCTACAGTGCCCGTGACGTGGAAAGCATGCTCCCAGTTTTAAGGGATACAGCTGCTtactattaaaattacttACTACGAACCAACTTCGCCTACTCTTTTCTAGATACGATGATGTAGTTTGTTGCTGTTAGCACTTTTGACATGCATGGTACGCTCCGCtaatgttcttttttttccaataCAAAAAAATGACCGTCCAATCTAACAAACTTTAGATTTCTGAAAATCCTACTACCAGTATTTTCCtaattttttccctttttcccctgttttttgggttttccGAGATTTAATCATGCATCATTCCCTGTTAATTGAGtttagatttttaatttaaaaaattaattaattataattattattgaaaactCGATAtagaaaaaagatatttacaattatttagttgaataataaaatgtttaccattatcattattttcgTGTTAAATCtctattatgaaaatatatattcatatagtaTTTATATATGATCATGTGTAATGTCTATATTTTGGTATTTCAGTTCTATTCATAACTGATTAACAGTTAATGTTGATTCCCATTTAATaaccaacaaaatatttattggCAAACagatttgaaaattgttcatCAATGTGAACAGTGCTTTGGAACACTGTTTTCCAATGGTTTCCAACCCTATTTTGCTATTGCGGCTCTGCAAACTTTTCCAGCTTTCCCTTCATTTGCagtaaatattaaattattataaattcaaatatttgatttattaattaatatataaaaaaaattcaccaccaatttattaaaaatattgaattgatcaatataatttaatttttattattttctataaaaactGTAATTAATCTAATGTACCTTAATTTAAAATCGAATCCATGGACCGAATAGATTCACATTTATAGCATTTTTTGAAGAAACTATAGGAGGAAAAAGAACAGTGATCCAGGAACATAAAATACGATTGTTGCAACAGTTTAAGAAAGACCGGAGCAGCTTCGGCGGTACGGCAACCTGCGCCTCTGCCACTCATCTACATATATGCTTCGGTTTGGTCTGAATGCAACCCCGCACTTTAcgttccaattttttttttcaaaaaaaaattaaaataaaaccctGGTCCCCACTCCCAAGGATTGCCACGTGACAGTTCAGAAACCGCCAGATCAAAATCAATCAACGCCTTCCATCGGCCAAGCCTACGACCCAGGAAGGTCCACGCATGTTTTCGATAGAAGTTCCTTGGTACTTCCTCCCCCCCCTACTAGTCTTTTCGGattaggaaaaaaagaaataaataaataaatattagtagtaataaaaaataattatcgGTTTTCAATCATGTAAACATTTGATTCTACACacaaaaagtcaaaataattttctaaattgtttgaaaataaaagataattacGACTACTAAAACATTCCGtatctaaatatttaatttttaataaaagttaatatcaaaattgtaattatttaaaataaaaatattttgggaagaatagtaaaattatttttcggATGTAAAAggataaatatattttctcatttaaaattattgttatttaaatttttatagacaTTATGGCATGATGCCttgtaagaaaaataatgtttGTCGTACAACATAATCACATAGGGAAACTGTAGCAAAATAATAATGAGATAATAACAATAAGaaataatactaaacaaaattaaaatgaaaaatgaaatggtCCCCCCATCCTGCCCACCCCCGCACCCTCCCATAAACCTCCAGCATGTTCATAATAAGCAGATTTCTTCACCTGAAAACCGCCTTTTGAAAACTGCTTccctctcttctttctttctttcttcttcttctgcttctctctctttccctttctctATTTGCACGTTTCATACAGTAACTCGTAATCAtatatctttttctcttacaCCATATATCCTTAAAAGCCCTTAGCTTTGTTTGCTCTCTTGCACTGTTGTTTTCTCTCTGAAATACGAAGGATACAATCCCAGTTGTGTTTATAACTTGATACTgtgaacaaagaaagaaaagaatcagTCTTTTCCATCGTTTCTTTcgctttctctttctctctctatcaAGCCATGAATTCATAATTGTCATCATcgtcttcatcatcatcatcatcatcataatatCTCTCTTTCGAATACGTTttacagaaaaagaaaagtgagaaggggggggggggggcgaCATGGCGTTTCACCACAACCACCTTTCTCAAGACCTTCCTCTACATCACTTTACCGACCAACAACAACAGCAACAAACGAACCGACAGCAACAAACCCAACAACTGCCGGAAACCACCGCACCCAATTGGTTAAACAGCGCTCTCCTCCGTTCACAGCAGCCTCAACCACCACAACCGCACACTCACTTCTCCGACCCTAACTTCCTTAACCTTCATACTACCACGACTGCTTCTGACTCCACCGCGGCTTCCCAGGGACCCAACCAGTGGCTCTCCCGTTCGTCTTCCTCGATTCTTCAACGCAACCACAGTGACGTCATCGACGACGTGGCAGCCGCAGCGGCAGCAGCTGCAGGAGGAGGAGGCGGGGACTCCATGATCGCCGTGGAATCGGTAGATTTGAAGAACAGCAACAGCGAGACTATGAATAATAACAACAAGAGCGAAGGTGTTGTAGTAGAAAGTGGGGGAGGTGGAAGTGGTGCTGGAGATGGAGTTGTGAATTGGCAGAATGCGAGACACAAGGCGGAGATACTAGCTCACCCTTTGTATGAGCAACTATTATCTGCACACGTGGCGTGTCTAAGGATCGCCACGCCAGTCGATCAGCTTCCGAGGATCGATGCTCAGCTGGCTCAGTCACAGCATGTGGTGGCGAAGTACTCGGCTCTCGGTGGCGGGGCCCAGGGCCTGGTTGGTGATGACAAAGAGCTTGATCAGTTCATGGTATGCTACTACTCCCACTGTTAGTCTGTTACTACTACTTATTTCCTTTACTggttctcttctttctttgaaATCATTCATCTGATTAGCCTTGAGTGGCAATTTGGTAACTCCATACCCGGAGAAATGAGAAGAATTCACTGCTTCCCTGTGTGCTCCGTGATTGTTTCCATTTAAAGCTATCTGAAATTCTAAACCAAAGCCTTCAAAACTTTCTGTCCTTCGGGTTCTTCAAACATCTTGATTAGACTGGGCAGGAAACTGGTTTTAATTGCTAGCAGTTTTGTTGAGATTAATGCTGATTAATCTTTTTAAACATTGGTGATTAATTCAGGGGAGTGGGGTGCACCGACAATTGTTTTCTGATAAAgagaaagaagggaaaaaagTTTGGTAGTGCATTTGTTTTTTGTTAGATAGGATGAGTTGATTGGTAGCAAGGAAAAAGTTGAAACCTTAAGTTTACAATTCAACCAGAGCCAAATCTGGAAAGGGTTCCTTGGCAGTCTCAGaggtgatttactcatgtttcagaggtaaaagaaaatttatggtGAAGAAACCGACTGCTGATGCTGTGACAGCTTTGATTAGAAACCGTTGGGCAGGCTGAATTGTTAGAACTAGTTTGGCAGCCATAAGATATAGCATGAGAAAAATTGCATTAATGTCTAATCCTGATGAGCGAAGAGCGGGGTGAGCTGGTATTTGTGAACCAAAATAAGTGAATAGGTCgtttcttccttttccttttggtGAATTGGATTGGACATTTTTTATGTCAAATAATGGGAAGTTCCAATCTCAACAATGTCAAGAACTTATGCTATTTCTCCACGCATCCTTCTCTATCTTCGCTTTCCTAGTACCGCAAGGATAAGGAATTCCCACCTTTACCATtcttttttgaagaaaaatactcCAGAGATTAATGAGGTAGCATATTGCATTCAAAAATTCAAGTGTTATGTCATTCTCACATGTGTGATAATCATGGAATCCTCCTCACTCTGTTCTGGACAGATGCAAGAACACAGATACAACTAGCTTTGCGAAGAATCATCAGCATTTGGTGACAATGCTTGGTTTCATAAATGATTAATGCCTTTGAATTTCTCATGATTAGAAAAGAGAATCTCTATTGTACACTTGTTTTCAACATTGGCCTCTCTTGctgataaaataaagatttcaatGCATCTTTGTATGTTGAAGTTTCAGAAGccaattttaaccttttcCCTTCCTTGGTAATGCAGACGCATTATGTTCTGTTGCTATGTTCATTTAAAGAACAATTGCAACAACATGTTCGGGTCCATGCAATGGAAGCAGTAATGGCTTGTTGGGATATTGAGCAATCCTTACAGAGCTTAACAGGTAATGTTCTTGAAAATATCTCATTTTATTTGCA from Theobroma cacao cultivar B97-61/B2 chromosome 9, Criollo_cocoa_genome_V2, whole genome shotgun sequence harbors:
- the LOC108663459 gene encoding homeobox protein knotted-1-like 3 isoform X2 is translated as MAFHHNHLSQDLPLHHFTDQQQQQQTNRQQQTQQLPETTAPNWLNSALLRSQQPQPPQPHTHFSDPNFLNLHTTTTASDSTAASQGPNQWLSRSSSSILQRNHSDVIDDVAAAAAAAAGGGGGDSMIAVESVDLKNSNSETMNNNNKSEGVVVESGGGGSGAGDGVVNWQNARHKAEILAHPLYEQLLSAHVACLRIATPVDQLPRIDAQLAQSQHVVAKYSALGGGAQGLVGDDKELDQFMTHYVLLLCSFKEQLQQHVRVHAMEAVMACWDIEQSLQSLTGVSPGEGTGATMSDDDEDQVDSDANLFDGSLEGPDSMGFGPLIPTESERSLMERVRQELKHELKQGYKEKIVDIREEILRKRRAGKLPGDTTSVLKAWWQSHSKWPYPTEEDKARLVQETGLQLKQINNWFINQRKRNWHSNPSTSTVLKSKRKSNAGENSGDQFM
- the LOC108663459 gene encoding homeobox protein knotted-1-like 3 isoform X1 produces the protein MAFHHNHLSQDLPLHHFTDQQQQQQTNRQQQTQQLPETTAPNWLNSALLRSQQPQPPQPHTHFSDPNFLNLHTTTTASDSTAASQGPNQWLSRSSSSILQRNHSDVIDDVAAAAAAAAGGGGGDSMIAVESVDLKNSNSETMNNNNKSEGVVVESGGGGSGAGDGVVNWQNARHKAEILAHPLYEQLLSAHVACLRIATPVDQLPRIDAQLAQSQHVVAKYSALGGGAQGLVGDDKELDQFMTHYVLLLCSFKEQLQQHVRVHAMEAVMACWDIEQSLQSLTGVSPGEGTGATMSDDDEDQVDSDANLFDGSLEGPDSMGFGPLIPTESERSLMERVRQELKHELKQGYKEKIVDIREEILRKRRAGKLPGDTTSVLKAWWQSHSKWPYPTEEDKARLVQETGLQLKQINNWFINQRKRNWHSNPSTSTVLKSKRKRSNAGENSGDQFM
- the LOC108663459 gene encoding homeobox protein knotted-1-like 3 isoform X3; its protein translation is MAFHHNHLSQDLPLHHFTDQQQQQQTNRQQQTQQLPETTAPNWLNSALLRSQQPQPPQPHTHFSDPNFLNLHTTTTASDSTAASQGPNQWLSRSSSSILQRNHSDVIDDVAAAAAAAAGGGGGDSMIAVESVDLKNSNSETMNNNNKSEGVVVESGGGGSGAGDGVVNWQNARHKAEILAHPLYEQLLSAHVACLRIATPVDQLPRIDAQLAQSQHVVAKYSALGGGAQGLVGDDKELDQFMTHYVLLLCSFKEQLQQHVRVHAMEAVMACWDIEQSLQSLTGVSPGEGTGATMSDDDEDQVDSDANLFDGSLEGPDSMGFGPLIPTESERSLMERVRQELKHELKQGYKEKIVDIREEILRKRRAGKLPGDTTSVLKAWWQSHSKWPYPTEEDKARLVQETGLQLKQINNWFINQRKRNWHSNPSTSTVLKSKRKR